A window of Clostridiisalibacter paucivorans DSM 22131 genomic DNA:
GTATCAATTATTATTGAAAATTGGACTGCAATACCATATAAACCTACCGATGCTAAAGTTCCATTGAAATTAATAAAAATTCTAGATGCAAATGTTGCAATGTGAGTAGATAAATTATGTGGCATCAATGGGATAGAATACCTTAATGCTTCTTTCAAAATATTTAAATCAATACAAAACGTTATTAAATTGTTTTGCATCAAATCAAGTATCATATAAAAGAAGTATCCAATATTAACAAGAAAAGTAGCGATCACTATACCACTTAAACCGTAATCTAAGACTATCAAGAAGACTATATTAAGGGATACTTGAACGAAAAAGAAACTTAAATTTGCTAAGGTTAGTTTTCTTCCTTGTTGCATTCCTTGAAGAATACTTTGATGTAATGTATGCATCGTGACAAAAGTTAATGTAAACATTACAATTAGTATTATTGGATAAAACTTTACTCCCTCAAAAAATACGGAAATCACCATATCCTTAAGTAAAATACTTAAACTGAAGAAAGAAACTCCTGATACTAATATAAAAAATATGACTGTACTGTATAGCCTCTTTAATTTTTCTTGATCACTTTTATAATCTGTATAAAATCTTATCACCGCGGAATATAGTGAGAACGCAATGATGTATGTTGCAACCCCATTAAAACCATTGATGAGATTTATTACTCCATAGTCTGCCGGAGATAAATAGTGTGTATATATAGGTAATAACAAAAATCCAAAACCTTTAATGAGCAAAGTACTAATAATATATAGTATAGAATTAGTCAGCACTCGTTTTTTTTTATTCATAAAAATCTACCTTTCAACTGATTTACTTTGATGTGTTGTTTTTTCTTTTTTATAAACGTGTATAGATAGATATGCTAAACAAATAAATAGTTGTGAATAATAACTCGAAACTCCTATACTACCAATATCTAGAACTAATAAAGTGAAAGTTGTTATTAACGAAAATAGAACTAAACATGAGCCTTTTTTTATGTACCTTAGACTTTGTTTAACAATATTTACAAGTATATAATAGTAAACAATAAAACCAGTCATACCCAACCCTACTAATAACTCAATATAGTTATTGTGTGCATACATTTCTCGCCCAAAATTAAGTCCGTATAAGACTTTATAGCTTCCCATCCCATGTCCAATGATTGGATTGTTCATAAATTCCTTTAAACCAAATCTCATCATTAATAATCTGACTTCATCACTATATTGAACTGCTTGACTTTTAGATTCAACTGATAAAAATATGCTCAGTAAACTTTGTATTCTCATTCCAATCATATTAAATAGAGCTTGATTATTCATCACAATAAAAAATAAAAAATACATAGATATTGATCCAATTAGAATATATTTAATCCTCTTTCTTTTATTCAGTAAATATAAGTACATTAATGGAGAAAATACAAGTACGAAAAAAGCCTGTCTTGATCCACTAATTAATGCAATTACTGAAAAAACCAGAGCTAAAAACGAGTTAAAATTTTTGTTTATTTTTATAGTATTTTGATTACGAATTACAATATTTGCATAAGTAGCCAAGGCCATCAATGTTCCTATTCTATTTGCATTCCACTCATATCCATCAAAAATGATTCTTAGTCTAGATAACCCCAATGATGAAAAATCTATCAAAAGAATAATAAATAAAGCATTTATCGCAGCTGCATAAACAAAGATAGAGATAATCTCAAACAACTCTTTTTTTGTCTTTACTAAATTTGAGATATAACCTAATGTAATAATAATCAATACTCCATTTTTGATG
This region includes:
- a CDS encoding O-antigen ligase family protein, with protein sequence MTNERDMSGLSKFHKLILLIYISVQLNPYATSAMGGIFQWALIATIGILFFIRSVQGKLVINRYIIWLTMFIFLLVSSLLWTKNIEYTFGYIKNGVLIIITLGYISNLVKTKKELFEIISIFVYAAAINALFIILLIDFSSLGLSRLRIIFDGYEWNANRIGTLMALATYANIVIRNQNTIKINKNFNSFLALVFSVIALISGSRQAFFVLVFSPLMYLYLLNKRKRIKYILIGSISMYFLFFIVMNNQALFNMIGMRIQSLLSIFLSVESKSQAVQYSDEVRLLMMRFGLKEFMNNPIIGHGMGSYKVLYGLNFGREMYAHNNYIELLVGLGMTGFIVYYYILVNIVKQSLRYIKKGSCLVLFSLITTFTLLVLDIGSIGVSSYYSQLFICLAYLSIHVYKKEKTTHQSKSVER
- a CDS encoding lipopolysaccharide biosynthesis protein is translated as MNKKKRVLTNSILYIISTLLIKGFGFLLLPIYTHYLSPADYGVINLINGFNGVATYIIAFSLYSAVIRFYTDYKSDQEKLKRLYSTVIFFILVSGVSFFSLSILLKDMVISVFFEGVKFYPIILIVMFTLTFVTMHTLHQSILQGMQQGRKLTLANLSFFFVQVSLNIVFLIVLDYGLSGIVIATFLVNIGYFFYMILDLMQNNLITFCIDLNILKEALRYSIPLMPHNLSTHIATFASRIFINFNGTLASVGLYGIAVQFSIIIDTVQVAVNKAFSPWFYEQMQSNRQNSKKEIVDFSKFLLLPYSIIYLLIGLFSQELIILMTEDKYILSWTVVPILTLAYSIKSIYYFYVNILFYHKNATNKLFVSTITGSLVDIALAYPPVLE